The DNA region CTATTTTCCGCCAAGGGAAGTAGTTCTGTGTCAATGGTAGGGATGAGTAAACCTATGTCTCGACTTTTACATTCTTTTATTAAGACATCAAAATAATCTGGATGGGTAACAAAAGGAACTTTAAAAAATCCATCGGCTATTTGGCAAGCTCCTGAAAGTATAGGATTCGCATCTGATGCAAAGACTTTTGCATTAGGATATATTTTTTTAAGTTCTTTTTGAAATGCTCGGACGAGAGACACTCGTCTACCGGCAGAAGATATAAGAATATTCATTGAGTTAAAGAATAAAAAGATCGGAACATCTTTATGAATGGATTTATCAAAGGCTTTCTATTAAATACGAAAACCAAGCACGAATAGCCTATACCGTGATAATCTTCACCTAAGAATTTTTTTAGGGGATACGCATCTATTTTTTCAAAATCGGATAACATAGCAGGAATTTCTGATACCGAAATATCTGATTTCATTAGACGTACCATAAGGAAAAAAACAAACGATTGCTGTCTGGTTTTTAATCTTTTAATACATGCATGGGCATTTTCATGTTCTTTGGGAACAGTTGCAATTAGCTTGTCAAATACATGGGCTGCATTGGCATTGTCATAAATGACTTTATTGTAATGCTCCGGACTCTTATTGCGCATTGCCGACGTTGGCAAAATCCGGTATCTGTGTACGTCCAAGTTGGTATGCGCCATTCTTTTGGCCTGACAGAACAGCTCGGCAGTAAGTATAGCGTCTTCCATCCATTTGCCTTCAATAAAACGTATGCCCGTATTTTTTATAAACTCTCTTTTTATGAGGTACCACCAGATTTCGTTTTGGTGTTTTCTGTGCGCGAGATAGGAAATACCGTCCTCTATAATAAGAGTATTTAAGGTATCACCCAAATTATCCGAAACGGGATATCTCTTTTCTACAACAGATTTAGTCTTGAAAGTAAGAATATCTAGGTTGTTGTTATTTGCAATTTGCAGAAGGACGGGCAATGTACCCTCGGCAACATAATCATCAGGATCTAAAAAATAAATATATTCCCCTTGTGCTAAATCATAGCCCGAATTACGGGCCGCACCAACTCCGGCGTTTTTTTTGTCAATTATATGGATATTGGAATGCTTATTGGAATAGTCTTGAGCAATTTTTAGCGTAGCATCCTTAGATTCATCGTTTACGATAATTATCTCACATTCTGTTTCTGTCATTTGTTGATCTAAAAGACTGTCTACACATTCTTTTAAATAAAGTTCCATGTTGTAACATG from Zobellia alginiliquefaciens includes:
- a CDS encoding glycosyltransferase, with product MRLSIIIPCYNMELYLKECVDSLLDQQMTETECEIIIVNDESKDATLKIAQDYSNKHSNIHIIDKKNAGVGAARNSGYDLAQGEYIYFLDPDDYVAEGTLPVLLQIANNNNLDILTFKTKSVVEKRYPVSDNLGDTLNTLIIEDGISYLAHRKHQNEIWWYLIKREFIKNTGIRFIEGKWMEDAILTAELFCQAKRMAHTNLDVHRYRILPTSAMRNKSPEHYNKVIYDNANAAHVFDKLIATVPKEHENAHACIKRLKTRQQSFVFFLMVRLMKSDISVSEIPAMLSDFEKIDAYPLKKFLGEDYHGIGYSCLVFVFNRKPLINPFIKMFRSFYSLTQ